Part of the Candidatus Cloacimonadota bacterium genome, GTAGACGATTTTTTAGAAGCCAAAAGAGTTTTCAAACAATGTGCAGATTCACTTTATGAAGATGGAATAGCATACGATTACGACATCCAGGTAGGAACCATGGTAGAAATCCCTTCAGCTGCGCTCAGTTCAGAAGCTTTAGCCAAAGAAAGCGATTTTCTTTCTATTGGAACAAATGATCTGGTTCAATACACTTTGGCTGTAGATAGAAACAACGACATGGTTAACCGCTATTACATTCAGCACCATCCCGCAGTATTAAAACTCATTCGCGCCACAGTAGTTAATGCTGCGGTTCATAACCGCGATATCTCCGTTTGTGGTGAAATGGCATCCATTCCCGAGTATGCTCCGCTTCTGATTGGAATGGGCATAAACGATCTTAGTATAAATCCATCTTCGTATTTCGATATTAAAAAAGTAGTGCTTTTATGTGATGCAGAGCTAGAAAAGATAATTTCCGGCTTCGATTTTTCCACTTCGTTACCGCAAGTGGATGATTTGGTATATCGCCGACTAAAACCTTATTATGCCATAAAAGGGGGCAGATAATGATCCGTTTTGATTACAAAAATTTACTATCGAATCCATATCTGAAAAATGCTATTCGCCCTTCTGTGATATTAAAGTTCGGGCACATTGTAGTAGTGGCTAAAGAAGAAATGAGTAAAGATTGGGCTTCCGGTATTCTGGGTTTCTATAATCTTCCCGAACAGGATATTAGTCATATCACCAAATTTGTAGATCAGATCGAGAGCAAATTTGACACAATGGTAGTTTTAGGAATTGGAGGTAGCGCTTTGGGAAACAAAGCTATCTACAACGCCCTAAAAACTGAAGCCGCTCTAAAACGCAGGGTTTTGGTGTATGACAATGTTGATCCTGTATTCCTACACGAAATATTGCAACAGATAAATTTGGAAACAACCATCTTTAACGTAATAACAAAAAGTGGTGGCACTGCTGAGACCATGAGTGCATACATGATTTTACTGGATATTCTCATGCGAAAATTCCCTTCGGATTATCGAAAGCGCATGATTATCACTACCGATAAAGAGAAAGGCTTTTTACGCAAGATCGCCAATGAAGAAGGATATCCTTCTTTTACTGTCCCTAGCAATGTGGGTGGTCGCTTCTCCGTGCTTTCGGATGTGGGATTGCTTTCTTCAGCTTTTGCTGGCGTAGATATTGCGGAATTGCTAAAAGGTGCAGCGCAGATGCGTGAACTGTGCGAAAGCTCGGATGTGATGCGCAATCCTGCTTTATTAAACGGTCTCATGCATTTCCTTTATATGCGTGAAGGTAAGAACATCAGTGTGATGATGCCTTACAGCAATGCTCTCTACGATTTTGCCGATTGGTATCGCCAACTGTGGGCAGAAAGCTTGGGCAAGCGCTATGATACTGCCGGAAAAGAAGTGCTGGCTGGTCAAACTCCCATTAAGGCAATTGGCACAACCGATCAACACTCACAAATTCAGCTTTATACAGAAGGGCCAGAAGATAAAGTTCTCACCTTTCTTACGGTTGAAAATTTTAAGCACGACTTTACCATTCCCAATCTGCATCCAGACTTGGAAGATATCAGCTATTTGGGCGGCAAAAAACTTTCAGAATTGCTTAATGCCGAGCGTCTTGCCACCGAAATAGCCCTTTGCAAAGCCGGCAGACCCAATGCCAATCTCATATTTCCAGAACTCAATGCTGAAAACTTAGGCGCCGCCATCATGATGTATGAAATTCAAACCGTATTTGCAGGCAAGCTGTTAAACATCAATCCATTAAACCAACCAGGAGTGGAGACCGGCAAGATTGCCACTTTTGCCCTGATGGGTAAAAAAGGATACGATAAAGAGCGCGAAGAAATTGCACAATACACAAATTCTTGGCAGTAACAGATTTCACACTTGCCATAATCTTTATCTTTGAAAGCTTAAACGAGATATATATAAGGAGGATTTATGTTTCGCAACATACTAATGATAGCTCTGCTTGGCTTACTTTCAGTTACCCTGTGGGCAGCAGATTTTGACGAGTTTTTGAATCTTGCCATAGAGAATCAGGAAGAACCGGATTCACTAAAGGCGTTAGTTCAGGAATACCTCTATCGGGCGCAGAATGTAGAAGAGCATCGCACGCTACAAAACGTGTGGGTATCTTTCGATTTGGATGCTTGCTTGAATCATTATGCTCGTCTTGCCAAAGCAAATCCCAACAATCCAGACTACGCCTATCTGGCAATAAGGATGTTACCGGATAGTGCTGAACAAAAGGCAGAAGCACACAAAATTATCAACAAATTTCCCCAGTATTATTGGGGTTACCGAATTGTATCTGTTAGTCTTACGGGAAATTTTCTGCAAGAGCAAAGAGAAGAGTATATAAAGTCTGACGACTTTATGAAAGATAGTAATGCGGTGGATCTGGGTCTGGAAACTTTCCCCGATGATGAGTTCTTAAATCTTGCCAAGATTATGGTTCTTTACGTACAGAAGAAGTACGCTGAGGCTGCGCTAATTATCCCCAAACTAAAAGATCCGCAGATATTTGGCAATCATCACGATTTTATTTGCGATGTAACCATAAAAGCCGGCAGACAAGATCTTTATCCCAGAATTATTGATCTTATCCATAATGATTATGTTCAAAAAGGCATGATTGCTCCTGAGTATTTAGATTACTTGCGCAAACGAGCGATGATGTCTTATTCCATAGCCTCATATGGCATTAAGGGCTTGGATGACTACATTGCTCAGATTCCGGAGCTTACTGAGGATGAGAACATGATTAAAGAGATTATTGCTTTGTATCTTAAGCATGAGAAAATAGATAAAGCTTTCGAATACTTCGGGCAAGCCATAAACAAGAATCTCATAAATTATCCCGAAGTGGCACATTCTTCTGTCTATGATGAGTTTCGCGGAATGCCGGAGTTTACTAAACTTGAAGCAGATTCGCAGCAACGCTGGGATTCCAATAAACAAAGCAGAAATCAGGAGCTTTTAGCCAATCGCATCAATACCCCGGCACCGCCTTGGTCTTTGCCGGATATTGCCGGAAACATACACACCATGCAAGATATGAACGGTGATGTAATAATTCTGGATTTCTGGGCGCAGTGGTGCGGTCCTTGTAAAATGGTGATGCCAAATCTCAGTAGCTGGGTAATCAACGAAAAGCCCGACGGAGTTGAGGTTTTCTCCATAAATGTGATGGAAAATGACTATGATAAAGCCAAAGAATACTTTACAGAAAATCACTATGCAATGGCCTATCTGGAAGGAACTCAGGATGTAGCACAAGCTTATGGCGTTGAAGGCATTCCTCATATCGTTGTAATAGATAAACAAGGTAATATCGCTTGGCAGCAAAGTGGTTTTTCTTACGATCTGGAAGACAAACTAAGCTTCTGGGCTGAGTATCTCACCAAAGAATAATGGCAATAAGCACAGTCAACAACGAGTATAATCACTGTTTTGTGTGCGGGAAAGCAAATCCCATAGGGTTAAAACTAGATTTTAGCTACGACGACTCTGGTTCCGCTTTTGCATCCCTCAAGCTTTCGGAATTGTTTGAGGGTTATCCTGGCGTTATTCACGGCGGTATTATCTCCGCTCTTTTAGATGAAGTGATGGCAAAAGCCGTTATCCATAGCGGTAAAATTGCTTTTACTGCTCGCTTGAATGTTGCTTATCGCAAACCTCTATCTTCTGCTACGCAAGTACACCTGAGAGGTAGCATTGTGCACTTAAAAACCAGAACCATCCATACCAAAGCTCAAATCTACGCAAACTCCGTTGTATATGCTGAAGCGGAAGCCGTGTTCATCGTTCCTCACTCAAATGAATCCTCTGCATAATCTATTAAGCTCCCAAGAGCAGAAGTTGTTGTTGGGCATTACATTGCTGATTGTTTCTGGTTCTATGCTCAATCTTTTTGGTTTCATAGGCAAAGAGGAACAGGCAAAACCAGCACTGGATAGTTTGCACGTAGCCCTAGAAGAAAATGAAGAGTTGCTTATAGATCTGCGAACTGCAAAACCGGAAGAATTGATGTGTTTACCGGGAATTGGCGAAAAACGCGCTCAGGATATTCTTTCTTTTCGCTTGAACCAGCCTTTCACTGCGGTTAATCAGATTATGCTGGTTAGGGGGATTGGTATAAAAACCTATCGCCGCATCTTGCCCTATTTAGTTACTTTTGGCGACACCCTCTCGCTACAAAGCAATACAAGAAAACAGATTAACAGCCGAGATTCAGCCATCAATTCTACCCCCGTAAACATCAATGAAGCAAGCATTGAAGAGCTCTGTACCTTGGTGGGCATAGGACCTGTCAAAGCTAAGGCAATAGTTCAATATCGGGAAGAATATGGACCGTTTTCCTCGGTGGAAGATATTTGTAATGTTAAGGGAATTGGAGCCAAAACCTTAGCCAAGAATCTGTCTCGCATCAAGATATAAATAGAGCTATCTTTTGTAGTTTCTTATGCCGTAGCGGAATTACGATAAGCATTTTTATGCAAGCATCTCTGCCATGTAATTCAGTAAATTTTAACATAGCTTTAAGCTTCGATTATCTTGTTGGTGTGGGAGTAAGGCGGGATGAACCTTATTTAGTGTTAGCTTAAAGTAATGGGGCAGAAAGGAAGAATATAAAGATTCACTTTTAGGTAGCGGTGCTCACCTGAAGCGCCGAATATTTGTATCCACTTCTTGTCATTCCACTTAACAGCTCAAGCAGCTTTCTTTGTACGGTAGGTTATGGATCATCCGGAGGTGCAATAACTATCCATGTCACTATCCTGTTTCTGAAAACAGACCTGAAAAGAACATTCTCTCCATTTGCGGATTGGTGTGACAATTTATACATAAGAAGTTCTTTATCGTGCGATACTTAGCGAAATTTCTTGACAGATAAAGCCCGTAAAAGCCATTTTGCAAATTAGTTCAAAATTAGCTACTTAAAGGACAGCTTACATGAAAGAAGGTTTTATTCCCAACAACGAATTTACTTCGATCTTCTTTTCGGATAATGCCGATGGAATGACGAACGATATAAAGACTCGCTTTTTACATCATCTGGAATACTCGCTCATCAAAGATAACACCACCGTAGAGCCTTGGGATATTTATTATGCTTTGGGGCTTTCGCTAAGAGACCGCTTAATTGAACGCTGGCTGCGTACCCAATATGAGTATCGGAAGCGGGACGTGAGAAAGGTTTACTATCTCTCGATGGAGTTTCTTATTGGCAGATTATTAGGCAGCAGTTTAATAAACCTCGAATTGTATAACGAAGGTTACGACATGCTCAAAGAGATGGGTTATTCTTTGGAAGATATATCCGAGTTGGAACCAGATATGGGATTAGGGAATGGTGGTTTGGGCAGACTTGCGGCTTGTTTTATGGATTCTCTTGCCACATCTGCCTATCCTGGATATGGATATGGTATACGCTACGAATTTGGCATCTTTAAGCAGGAAATTCGCAATGGCTATCAAACTGAAGTCCCTGATCACTGGCGCAAAAACGGTTGTCCCTGGGAGATTAAACGACCGGAGATCACATATCGAGTGCGTTTTGGCGGCAAAGTGAAAGAAATGGAGCAAAACGGGGATGGACGCATTTGCGCCTGGACGGAAACGGAAGACGTGATGGCAGTTGCTTGGGACTTTCCTATTCCGGGATTTGAGGTAGATAATGTTAATAATCTGCGGCTTTGGGAAGCTACAGCAACCGATGAGTTCGATTTTGAATACTTCAATAGTGGAGACTACGTAAAAGCCGTTGAACAAAAAAACATCAGTGAAAATATAAGCAAAGTATTGTATCCTAACGATAACGTGCATCTGGGTAAAGTGTTGCGCCTAAAACAAGAGTATTTCTTTGTTTCGGCTACTTTGCAAGATATATTCTTTCAGTGGAAACAAGATCACGATGGGTTTGATAGCTTTGCCGATAAAATATGTATCCAATTGAATGACACCCATCCAGCACTGGCTATTCCGGAGCTGATGCGCATCTTTATCGATGAAGAGCGCATGAGTTTTGCTAAAGCATGGGAGATTACGCGCAAGGTATTCTCCTATACCAATCATACTGTGTTGCCGGAGGCTCTGGAGCGATGGAGCGTTGCCTTGTTTGAAGAGCTACTTCCACGTCATTTAGTCCTTATATATCAGATTAACGAGTATATAATGCAGGAAGTGGCAACAAAGTATCCTGGCGATATTATGAAAATGCGTAACATCTCCATCATCGAAGAAGGATTAGAAAAAAACCTGCGTATGGCACAGCTTTGTATTCACGGCTCACATGCGGTAAACGGAGTAGCCAAATTGCATACACAGATTCTAAAGAATAGGGTGTTTGCAGATTTTGAAGAGCTGTATCCCGGAAAGATCCAGAATAAAACAAACGGGATAACACCCAGATTGTGGCTGCTTACTTGCAACCCGCTTTTAGCAAGCCTGATATCGGAGCATATAGGTTCTTCTTGGGCACGGGACCTAACTCGCTTATCGGGATTGGAAGAATATTTGGACGATTCCTATTTTAAGGATAGTTTCTTCGAAATAAAAGAAATCAATAAAAAACGCCTTTCCCGCTACATTTACCGTGCAACCGGCATTCGAGTGAGCACCGATAGCATCTTTGATGTACAAATTAAACGTTTACACGAGTATAAACGACAATTACTAAACGTGATGGGTACAATTGCCCGCTACTATCGCATCAAAGATAATCCGGAAGCTGAATTTGTGCCTCGAACCGTGATTTTTGCCGGTAAAGCAGCACCGGGGTATTTCTTGGCCAAACGGTTGATCAAGCTGATTAACAATCTGGGCGATATTATCAATAAGGATCCCGACGTGAAAGATCGTCTCAAAGTTGTGTTTTTGCCGAATTATTGCGTATCTCTGGCTGAGAAGATTATCCCCGCTGCAGATCTTTCTGAGCAAATATCTACGGCAGGTTTTGAAGCCAGTGGGACAGGGAATATGAAGTTTGCCTTAAATGGTGCGCTTACGATCGGCACAATGGATGGTGCAAATGTGGAGATGGCAGAAGAGATCGGAGAAGAGAATATGTTTATCTTTGGCTTGAGCGCTACTCAGGTGAGCCAAATCAAGGCTTCCGGTTATAATCCCAGTACTTATTATGAAAGCGATCCGGAGCTAAAACGGGTTGTGGATTCGTTACTGGATGATTCTTGGTGCCCCAATGAACCGGGCATCTTTGCACCAATTTTCAACTCATTAGTAAGCAATGGCGATCCCTATCTTAATTTGGCAGATTTTAGAGCATTTATCGAAACATCAGCTATGGTGGACGAACTCTATTCAAACCGAGAAGAATGGGTTAAAAAAGCAATCCTTAATATTGCTCGTATTGGTAAGTTTTCCA contains:
- a CDS encoding glucose-6-phosphate isomerase — encoded protein: MIRFDYKNLLSNPYLKNAIRPSVILKFGHIVVVAKEEMSKDWASGILGFYNLPEQDISHITKFVDQIESKFDTMVVLGIGGSALGNKAIYNALKTEAALKRRVLVYDNVDPVFLHEILQQINLETTIFNVITKSGGTAETMSAYMILLDILMRKFPSDYRKRMIITTDKEKGFLRKIANEEGYPSFTVPSNVGGRFSVLSDVGLLSSAFAGVDIAELLKGAAQMRELCESSDVMRNPALLNGLMHFLYMREGKNISVMMPYSNALYDFADWYRQLWAESLGKRYDTAGKEVLAGQTPIKAIGTTDQHSQIQLYTEGPEDKVLTFLTVENFKHDFTIPNLHPDLEDISYLGGKKLSELLNAERLATEIALCKAGRPNANLIFPELNAENLGAAIMMYEIQTVFAGKLLNINPLNQPGVETGKIATFALMGKKGYDKEREEIAQYTNSWQ
- a CDS encoding TlpA family protein disulfide reductase, which gives rise to MFRNILMIALLGLLSVTLWAADFDEFLNLAIENQEEPDSLKALVQEYLYRAQNVEEHRTLQNVWVSFDLDACLNHYARLAKANPNNPDYAYLAIRMLPDSAEQKAEAHKIINKFPQYYWGYRIVSVSLTGNFLQEQREEYIKSDDFMKDSNAVDLGLETFPDDEFLNLAKIMVLYVQKKYAEAALIIPKLKDPQIFGNHHDFICDVTIKAGRQDLYPRIIDLIHNDYVQKGMIAPEYLDYLRKRAMMSYSIASYGIKGLDDYIAQIPELTEDENMIKEIIALYLKHEKIDKAFEYFGQAINKNLINYPEVAHSSVYDEFRGMPEFTKLEADSQQRWDSNKQSRNQELLANRINTPAPPWSLPDIAGNIHTMQDMNGDVIILDFWAQWCGPCKMVMPNLSSWVINEKPDGVEVFSINVMENDYDKAKEYFTENHYAMAYLEGTQDVAQAYGVEGIPHIVVIDKQGNIAWQQSGFSYDLEDKLSFWAEYLTKE
- a CDS encoding PaaI family thioesterase, which translates into the protein MAISTVNNEYNHCFVCGKANPIGLKLDFSYDDSGSAFASLKLSELFEGYPGVIHGGIISALLDEVMAKAVIHSGKIAFTARLNVAYRKPLSSATQVHLRGSIVHLKTRTIHTKAQIYANSVVYAEAEAVFIVPHSNESSA
- a CDS encoding helix-hairpin-helix domain-containing protein, which codes for MGITLLIVSGSMLNLFGFIGKEEQAKPALDSLHVALEENEELLIDLRTAKPEELMCLPGIGEKRAQDILSFRLNQPFTAVNQIMLVRGIGIKTYRRILPYLVTFGDTLSLQSNTRKQINSRDSAINSTPVNINEASIEELCTLVGIGPVKAKAIVQYREEYGPFSSVEDICNVKGIGAKTLAKNLSRIKI
- a CDS encoding glycogen/starch/alpha-glucan phosphorylase, yielding MKEGFIPNNEFTSIFFSDNADGMTNDIKTRFLHHLEYSLIKDNTTVEPWDIYYALGLSLRDRLIERWLRTQYEYRKRDVRKVYYLSMEFLIGRLLGSSLINLELYNEGYDMLKEMGYSLEDISELEPDMGLGNGGLGRLAACFMDSLATSAYPGYGYGIRYEFGIFKQEIRNGYQTEVPDHWRKNGCPWEIKRPEITYRVRFGGKVKEMEQNGDGRICAWTETEDVMAVAWDFPIPGFEVDNVNNLRLWEATATDEFDFEYFNSGDYVKAVEQKNISENISKVLYPNDNVHLGKVLRLKQEYFFVSATLQDIFFQWKQDHDGFDSFADKICIQLNDTHPALAIPELMRIFIDEERMSFAKAWEITRKVFSYTNHTVLPEALERWSVALFEELLPRHLVLIYQINEYIMQEVATKYPGDIMKMRNISIIEEGLEKNLRMAQLCIHGSHAVNGVAKLHTQILKNRVFADFEELYPGKIQNKTNGITPRLWLLTCNPLLASLISEHIGSSWARDLTRLSGLEEYLDDSYFKDSFFEIKEINKKRLSRYIYRATGIRVSTDSIFDVQIKRLHEYKRQLLNVMGTIARYYRIKDNPEAEFVPRTVIFAGKAAPGYFLAKRLIKLINNLGDIINKDPDVKDRLKVVFLPNYCVSLAEKIIPAADLSEQISTAGFEASGTGNMKFALNGALTIGTMDGANVEMAEEIGEENMFIFGLSATQVSQIKASGYNPSTYYESDPELKRVVDSLLDDSWCPNEPGIFAPIFNSLVSNGDPYLNLADFRAFIETSAMVDELYSNREEWVKKAILNIARIGKFSSDRAIREYAEQIWNIKPLVLELGT